CCCGCGCGACATTTCAGGGCATCCAGTTGTGCAGCGGTTAGCACCAGACGTTGTGTATTCGGATCGGCGCGCACCAGCATGACGCGGAAGTGATGGTAGTTTTCATTCGCCACCAGGCAAGCCGGGAAATCGCCGGTCGCGGGTTGCCCTTCGGCAACGTCAATCAGCCGACTTTTGCGGATCGCCCGCACCCGGTCGATGTCACACTCCAGCGTTGGGCCGCCGTCGAAAATGTCGATGTAATTGCGATAGCGGAACCCTTCTTTCTCCAGTACGGCTCGCGCCGGAGCGGTTTGCGGATGAACTTCGCCAATCACCGCCTGCGCTTCGTCGGAGAGAAAGTGGGTATAAATTGGATGCTTCGGCATCAGTTCAGCGATAAACGCTTTCTGCCCGGTACCGCAGAGAAAATCCGCCCGGGAGAACTCCATCGAGAAAAAGCGTTTCCCCAGGCTTTGCCAGAACGGGGAATAACCGTGTTCGTCGATCACGCCGCGCATTTCCGCGACTACCTTTTCATTAAAACGGTCGCGAAACGCCGCCATAAACATAAATCGCGATTTGGACAGCAGGTAGCCGTTGCCCTCTTTTCGCCAGTCGGGGTCGAGGAACAGCGTGCACAGTTCGCTGCAGCCAGTGTGATCGTTACTGAGGAACAGCGTCGGCAGCGCGTTATAGACGTTCAGCTCTTTTGAAGCATGCACCTGCGTCCCGACACGATAGTTGTACCAGGGATCGTTGAGCCCTACGGCGACTTCGATAGCACAAATCCCCGCCACGGTGCCCGTATCCAGATCCTCCAGCACAAAGACATAACCCTGTTCACTTTTCGGCAATTCGCCCCGCCAGGTTTTCAGGGAGCGGTCGATACGCGCCGCCAGCGTGGCTTCATTAGCCGGCAGCGAGGTCAGCCCGCCGCCGGTTTTACTGGCCAGTTGCATCAGCGCGCTAATATCTGCGTGCTCAATAGGACGGATCACCATCATGATGAACCTCCAG
The DNA window shown above is from Citrobacter farmeri and carries:
- the astA gene encoding arginine N-succinyltransferase — protein: MMVIRPIEHADISALMQLASKTGGGLTSLPANEATLAARIDRSLKTWRGELPKSEQGYVFVLEDLDTGTVAGICAIEVAVGLNDPWYNYRVGTQVHASKELNVYNALPTLFLSNDHTGCSELCTLFLDPDWRKEGNGYLLSKSRFMFMAAFRDRFNEKVVAEMRGVIDEHGYSPFWQSLGKRFFSMEFSRADFLCGTGQKAFIAELMPKHPIYTHFLSDEAQAVIGEVHPQTAPARAVLEKEGFRYRNYIDIFDGGPTLECDIDRVRAIRKSRLIDVAEGQPATGDFPACLVANENYHHFRVMLVRADPNTQRLVLTAAQLDALKCRAGDRVRFVRLCAEEKTL